Proteins from a genomic interval of Clostridium sp. 'deep sea':
- a CDS encoding ABC transporter permease, with amino-acid sequence MIRYIRKRLISLIIVLIGVTILSFVFSNISTIDPAEALARRNMVNPTLDQIEQIREEMGLNLPLHKQYLSWVSQCIKGNLGISLITRNPVSVDIAKKLPATLMMVAASFIWIITITFPMSILSAIKKDSFFDHLLRMITIIGMSVPSFWLGFIMLITFAVIFPVFNVVDYGNLKSLILPSLTLAIPIISTSIRLFRATIISNMNKDFVTYAKARGISSANIICRHVLKNSLPPMVTVLCQNLGYMIAGSAIMENVFSWPGIGSHLVDAIIGRDLPTINGCVLVIAVIFVLCNLVADILSIIINPKMLNEKGEF; translated from the coding sequence TTGATTAGATATATAAGAAAAAGACTTATTAGTTTAATAATAGTTTTAATAGGAGTAACTATCCTTTCATTTGTATTTTCAAATATATCCACTATTGATCCTGCTGAGGCACTAGCAAGACGTAACATGGTAAATCCTACACTTGATCAAATAGAACAAATACGAGAGGAAATGGGACTGAATTTACCATTACATAAGCAATATCTCAGCTGGGTAAGTCAATGTATAAAAGGTAACTTAGGTATATCATTAATTACAAGAAATCCTGTTAGTGTAGACATAGCTAAAAAATTGCCAGCTACATTAATGATGGTTGCAGCTTCTTTTATATGGATTATTACAATAACATTTCCCATGAGTATATTGTCTGCTATTAAAAAAGATAGTTTTTTTGATCATTTATTGAGAATGATAACCATTATTGGAATGTCTGTACCTAGCTTTTGGTTAGGGTTTATAATGCTTATTACGTTTGCTGTAATATTTCCAGTTTTTAATGTAGTAGATTATGGTAATTTAAAAAGTTTAATATTACCCTCATTAACACTTGCTATTCCTATTATATCAACTTCTATAAGACTATTTAGGGCTACTATAATTTCAAATATGAATAAAGACTTTGTAACATATGCAAAAGCAAGAGGGATTTCAAGCGCAAATATAATTTGCAGACATGTTTTAAAAAACTCCCTACCACCTATGGTAACTGTTTTATGTCAAAACTTAGGATACATGATAGCAGGAAGTGCAATTATGGAGAATGTTTTTTCTTGGCCAGGAATTGGCAGTCATTTAGTAGATGCAATTATAGGTAGAGATTTGCCTACAATAAATGGTTGTGTTTTAGTTATAGCAGTTATTTTTGTTTTATGTAATCTTGTTGCAGATATCTTAAGTATTATAATTAATCCCAAAATGCTTAATGAAAAGGGCGAGTTTTAA
- the nikA gene encoding nickel ABC transporter substrate-binding protein has product MMLTLVAGCSNTHSRDISQVGAGKLKEITLCESWRFEKGFPTVITPENSTNQGIAYYLGNFYETLVNSENGKIVQGLAKSWSVSKDGLVYTFGLKKGVKFSDGADFNAEVVKKNLEMIPKLLGKYNGSFGLVTTLFKEVKVIDEYTVKVYLSSPYYGALQDFAMLNPMSIMSPNAFNEDGTLSDKLLTSTMGTGPYMFYDETNGNMYTFIRNKYYWGEKPEVDKFNIKVIPDNQSKALALRSGEIDMIFGSRKISYNTFKEFSDNKCYIAKKSNSPFMTRYLGFNLTEDPFNDKNVRLAISHAIDKQNICDNLLYGIDTKADTLLSTSWTYCDVEIQPYEYNIEKAKKILEDSGWKDSDQDGIREKDGKKLEGEIIYKTGNATVDEIVLLIESYLKKIGMNIKIKGFDFLSRIAEIQKGNFSMAYEETYGIPYDPFTFVVNMNSDIAKNIPAQGLAHIKDSNKIIMELSSLVDENEVQDKYKFILNEIHKNVSFVPISYKKELVIFNSEKIADYEYNGQPSNVDISGVKFKINQ; this is encoded by the coding sequence ATGATGTTAACACTAGTAGCTGGTTGCTCTAACACACATAGTAGGGACATATCTCAAGTTGGGGCTGGCAAACTTAAAGAAATCACTTTATGTGAAAGCTGGAGATTTGAGAAAGGATTCCCTACTGTTATAACTCCTGAAAATAGTACTAATCAGGGAATTGCTTATTATTTGGGAAACTTTTATGAAACATTAGTTAATTCTGAAAATGGAAAGATTGTTCAAGGGCTTGCTAAATCTTGGAGTGTTTCAAAAGACGGACTAGTGTATACATTCGGTCTTAAAAAAGGGGTGAAATTCTCAGATGGAGCAGATTTTAATGCAGAAGTTGTTAAAAAAAACTTAGAAATGATACCAAAGCTATTAGGAAAATATAACGGATCTTTTGGTTTAGTCACTACACTTTTTAAAGAAGTTAAAGTTATTGATGAATACACCGTTAAAGTTTATCTTAGTTCACCTTACTATGGAGCATTGCAAGATTTTGCAATGTTAAATCCAATGAGTATAATGTCTCCAAATGCATTTAATGAAGATGGAACTTTATCGGATAAGTTATTAACATCAACTATGGGTACCGGGCCATATATGTTTTATGATGAGACTAATGGAAACATGTATACTTTTATACGAAATAAATACTACTGGGGTGAAAAACCCGAAGTTGATAAATTTAATATTAAAGTTATTCCAGATAATCAATCGAAGGCCTTAGCACTAAGAAGTGGTGAAATAGATATGATTTTTGGATCACGTAAGATATCTTATAATACATTTAAAGAATTCTCAGATAATAAATGTTATATTGCCAAAAAATCCAATTCACCTTTTATGACTAGATATTTAGGTTTCAATTTAACTGAAGATCCATTTAACGATAAAAATGTTAGATTAGCTATTAGTCATGCAATTGATAAACAAAACATTTGTGATAATTTATTATATGGTATTGACACAAAGGCAGATACACTATTAAGTACATCATGGACTTATTGTGATGTGGAAATACAGCCATATGAATATAATATTGAAAAGGCTAAAAAAATACTGGAAGATTCAGGGTGGAAGGATTCTGATCAAGATGGTATAAGAGAAAAAGATGGCAAAAAATTAGAAGGCGAAATTATCTATAAAACTGGAAATGCAACCGTAGATGAAATAGTTTTATTAATTGAGTCGTATCTAAAGAAAATTGGCATGAATATAAAAATAAAGGGATTTGATTTTTTGTCTCGTATTGCAGAAATTCAAAAGGGAAATTTCAGTATGGCATATGAGGAAACTTATGGTATACCTTATGATCCGTTCACATTTGTGGTAAACATGAATTCAGATATAGCAAAAAATATACCAGCTCAAGGACTTGCTCATATTAAAGATAGTAATAAGATAATAATGGAATTATCATCCTTGGTAGATGAAAATGAAGTTCAGGATAAATATAAATTTATACTAAATGAAATTCATAAAAATGTTTCGTTTGTTCCAATTTCATATAAGAAGGAACTAGTTATTTTCAATTCTGAAAAAATAGCTGATTATGAGTATAATGGTCAACCTTCTAATGTAGATATATCTGGTGTGAAATTTAAAATAAACCAATAA
- a CDS encoding ABC transporter ATP-binding protein — protein MNLIKRILFYSQEYKNKIFLAMFLIFCSVIVGMLPYIITYDIILSFTVKNSVTLVYLLLMATGIILCLLLQSFLYFKGFSAAHKAAYDTLMGMRIKFADKMTKLPLGDINKRGTGIFKKYLVDDIESIEALIAHMLPEGIPYAVAPIIVFIILFSLDWRLGLLSMASIPIGMVAMTIMMKISKKRMGPHHTSAEKMNSAIVEYVSGMEVIKIFNRTTKSFKKYVSTVKDYKESTLAWWKETWIYIAIYGAVLPCTIVLLLPVGTVLYINGTLEFSTFVFSLLLSMSIGVPLTKLYYFFPLFPQVKYKMNKLEEIFGAEELKTNNQDIELKNYNVEFKNVTFAYEAKDVIKDISFYAKENSVTAIVGESGSGKSTLAKLLVHFWDVKDGEITIGDVNINDMSFEKLMNSISYVSQDTFLFNTSIMENIRMGNPNATDEEIIEVSKLAMCHDFIMNMDKGYSTNVGDTGNKLSGGEKQRITIARAILQNAPIIILDEATAFTDPENEDRIQEALNKLIEGKTIIVIAHRLSTIVEADNIILMDKGNLLIQGSHDELLSKSDTYKLLWDSYIKSVNWNINVKGVQNA, from the coding sequence ATGAATCTTATAAAAAGGATACTGTTCTATTCACAGGAATACAAAAATAAAATATTTTTAGCAATGTTTCTTATTTTTTGTAGTGTAATAGTTGGAATGTTGCCATATATAATTACCTATGATATTATCTTAAGCTTTACGGTGAAAAATTCTGTTACATTGGTTTATTTATTGCTAATGGCTACAGGAATTATACTCTGTTTATTGTTACAATCTTTTTTGTACTTTAAGGGTTTTTCTGCAGCTCATAAAGCGGCATATGATACTTTAATGGGTATGAGAATAAAATTTGCAGATAAGATGACAAAATTACCACTAGGAGATATAAATAAAAGAGGAACAGGCATTTTTAAGAAATATCTTGTAGATGATATAGAGAGTATAGAAGCTTTAATTGCTCATATGTTGCCAGAAGGTATACCTTATGCAGTTGCACCAATAATAGTGTTCATAATTTTGTTTAGCTTAGATTGGAGGTTAGGTCTTCTTTCCATGGCTTCAATTCCAATAGGTATGGTCGCAATGACAATAATGATGAAAATTTCTAAAAAAAGAATGGGACCACATCATACCTCAGCTGAAAAGATGAACTCTGCTATAGTAGAATATGTTTCTGGAATGGAAGTCATTAAGATTTTTAATAGGACAACAAAATCTTTTAAAAAATATGTGTCAACAGTAAAAGATTATAAAGAATCTACTTTAGCTTGGTGGAAGGAAACATGGATATATATAGCAATATATGGTGCAGTTCTTCCATGTACAATTGTACTTTTATTACCTGTTGGTACCGTACTATACATTAATGGAACGTTGGAATTTTCCACTTTTGTTTTTTCGTTATTGTTATCTATGAGCATAGGAGTGCCCTTAACAAAATTATACTATTTTTTCCCATTATTTCCGCAAGTAAAATATAAAATGAATAAATTAGAAGAAATTTTTGGAGCAGAAGAATTAAAGACTAATAATCAGGATATAGAACTAAAAAATTATAATGTAGAATTTAAAAACGTTACATTTGCTTATGAGGCAAAAGACGTGATTAAAGATATTTCTTTCTATGCAAAGGAAAATTCGGTAACTGCTATTGTCGGTGAATCAGGAAGTGGTAAAAGCACGCTTGCTAAATTATTAGTTCATTTTTGGGATGTCAAAGATGGAGAAATTACAATAGGAGATGTAAATATTAATGACATGTCTTTTGAAAAGCTCATGAACTCAATAAGTTATGTTTCCCAAGATACATTTCTTTTTAATACTTCCATTATGGAGAATATTCGTATGGGTAACCCAAATGCTACTGATGAAGAAATTATTGAAGTTTCAAAACTTGCAATGTGTCATGATTTTATTATGAATATGGATAAAGGCTATAGTACTAATGTAGGTGATACAGGAAACAAACTATCGGGTGGAGAAAAACAAAGGATTACCATAGCACGAGCAATTTTACAAAATGCACCTATAATTATCTTAGATGAAGCTACCGCTTTTACAGACCCAGAAAATGAAGATAGAATACAAGAAGCCTTAAACAAATTAATAGAAGGAAAAACAATTATAGTAATAGCACATAGGCTGTCTACCATTGTAGAAGCAGACAATATTATATTAATGGATAAAGGTAATTTACTTATACAAGGAAGCCATGATGAATTATTATCAAAGTCTGATACTTATAAACTATTATGGGATTCTTACATAAAATCAGTTAACTGGAACATTAATGTTAAGGGGGTTCAAAATGCTTAG